The nucleotide window TTTGCATTTGCTTGAATAATACTATATTCCCCACTTTGGTCATGCGCAGGAGGCAATTGTAATAGCTGTGTAGAGGGCAATGTATACGGACTTTCAGATTCCTTCATTTGCACAGGCACATCAAGTACCTCCTCCATTACTTCCACTTCTTCCATGATAGGCTCTTCTTCGCGAATTTGCGGCTGTGTAAAGGCTGAAATAATCGGCTCTTCATGCACAATCGTTTCCTCTGTTGCAAGCACCTCGGTTTCAGAAGTTACCGCCTTGGATGAACGACGTTTTTTTTCTTTCTTTTGTGGTGTTAGCTTTTTCTTCATCGCAGGTGTTTTTTCAATAATGAAGGGAACGAGCGCTTTACCTGTCACTAATATAATACCTATAAACAGCAATACCCATGCAGTTACCTTTGCACCAGTTGAATCAAATAAAACATGCAGTATGCTAAATAGCAATGCACCTATCATGCCGCCACCAAGCGCCTGTCCTCTATTGGCAACACCGTCCATTTCAATTAAAAGACGCCATGTTTCGCGTAAAACCGAATTGGAGAGAAGTGCATTTGCTTTGTGCAATTCCTCAAAAAGGAGACTATGACTAAACACAGTAAGGCTGCATATAATGAGTGATACACCAATAACAACTCGATTTTTCATTGTGACACCACGGCGTCTTACCATAAGCATCGATGCAACTAATACGAGTAAAAACGGGATAACGAAATGCAAATTGCCAAATAAAAATAAAGCGATTGATTGCGTAAAACGGCCAACAATACCATATTCAAAATAAATAATAATTGCATAAGCAATACATAAAATTCCTACGATTTCATAGGCAAGCGGGTGCCATTCTTTTTTAGCAGCCTTTAATTGTTTTTTCTTTCCTTTATTGTTTGCCATTTCACCTGTTCCTTTCTTGCTAGCTTGAAAAAGATGATTGATATCAGACATGCTGTGTCCTGTAAAGAACGTTTACTCTGCCAGGTACCTAGCACAGAGATATGCGCCTGTTAAATAGCTACGACCTTTATCTAGTTGAAAAAAGGATTCCCTTATGCCATAGTTGGCACAAGAAAATCCTTTCCTCGCTTAATATTCCATAATAATTGGGATAATCATTGGGCGGCGCTTCGTTTTTTGGAATAAATATTGATTAAGCGTATCACGAATTTCTTGTTTAATATTCGTCCATTCAAACGTTTCTTTATTTACGTATTTCTCAATAACACCGCGTGCAATATCAGCAGCTTCAATCATTAGCCCCTCGGATTCACGCACATAAACGAAGCCACGCGACAATATTTCTGGTCCAGAGGCAATTTTCTTTTGCGCTCGATTCAATGTTACAACAACAATGAAAATACCATCTTGCGATAACAGTTTACGATCGCGCAATACTATATTTCCAACATCGCCAACACCGATTCCATCAATTAAGACATTACCAGCTTGTACACGACCGCTCATGCGCATTTTGCCATTTCTATATTCTACGATATCGCCTTTATCTGCAATAAATATTTGCGATTTTTGCATGCCTAATGATTGTGCTAACTTGGAATGGGCAATTAACATGCGATATTCCCCTTGAATTGGCACAAAATATTTCGGCTTCATTAAATTTAACATAAGCTTCAAATCTTCTTGACTGCCATGTCCTGAAACATGAACCTTTTTATCCGCAGACAGTACGTGAGCACCTGCTTTCGCCAGCTGGTTCATCGTTTTATACATTTGTACTTCCATCCCTGGAGATGGTGTAAATGTAATTAATACTGTATCCGTTTGTTTAATTTTAATATCTCGATGATGCTTGCGCACAATTTTATCAAGCGCTTCAAGTGGTTCGCCTTGGTTACCTGTTGCAATTATAATAATTTCATCATCTTGATATTTATGAATATCACTTACTGGAATTAATGTATCCTCATCAACATCTAAATAGCCTAAAGATGTCCCTAGCTCAACGACCTTTTCTAGCGATTTACCTACAATCGCTACTTTACGGAACGATTTTTGCGCTTGTGTAAACACCTGTTGCACACGAATAAAGTTTGAAGCGTATACCGCTACTAAAATTCTTCCTTGTGCGGAATGGAATGTTTTTGCTAGCTGCTCGCTAATCACCGCTTCACTTGTCGTATAGCCTGGACGTTCTGCCTCAGTTGACTCAGATAATAAAATAAATACGCCTTCTTCACCAAGCTTTGCCATCGTTGCTAAATCTGGCTTGAATTTTCCTTGTGCTGCTTGATCGAATTTAAATTCTCCTGTATGAACAATGGCACCTTCAGATGTATGGAACACAATTCCTAGCGAATCGGGGATACTATGTGTTGTGTGGAAAAATGTTACATACGTTGAATTGAAATTCATTCGACTTTTATTCGTTACTTCGAAAAACTTCACTGGATGCGGTGCAGGCATCTCTTTTAAATGTTCTTTAGCAAGTGCAACTGTCAGCTTTGAACCATAGACAGGCGCTTTAATTTTGTTTAATACATAAGCAATTGAACCAATTGCATCCTCATGTCCGTGCGTTAAGAAAATACCTTTCACACGTTCTTTGTTTTCTTCTAAATACGTAATATCTGGAATGACGATATCAATACCAAGCATTTCATCTTCTGGGAACATCAGCCCACTGTCGACAACGAATAGCTCCTCATCAATTTCAATTACATACATTGATTTTCCGATTTCGCCTACCCCACCTAGAGGGACGATACGGATTACTTCATTTTTTACTTTTGTCACTTAATTTCCTCCTAAAAAATATCCCGAACAGCAACCACTTATCACTCATTATACGTGTTGTTGCCATTTAGCACAAATTAAAAATTCACCAAAAAAAGAGACTAGCTAGAAAGTAAGCGAATGCGCCACTTTCCAGATAGCCTCTGCTATTTTTGAAACACTTTACCAATCCTATGAAACGTGATTGAACTAAGTTAAACTGTCTCTAACGTTTCTCGAATTGCTGTGATTTTAGCTTGATACGTATCCCAAATTTTATCGAAAGCTGCTTTTTCTTCATCTGTCATTTCCATCATTGGTAAACGTACTGCCAATGTATCAAATCCTAATTTCGTCATTGCATATTTCACTGGTGATGGATTCGGCTGTGCGAATAATGCACGTACTAATGGCAATAGAGCACGATGAATTTTAGCTGCTAATTCGTGCTTGCCTTCTTCAAATGCACGCATCATTAATTGCATATCATTACCAACAACATGCGCTGCAACTGAAATAACACCTGTTCCGCCAATTGCTAAAAGAGGCAATGTTAAGCCGTCATCACCACTATATACTAGGAAATTATCTGCTTTATCAACATTCTCAATAATGTCGCCCATTTGGTCTAAGTTACCGCTCGCTTCTTTAATCCATAAAATATTTGGAATTTTACTTAAGGCAACAGATGTATCGTATGTCACATTGACTGCTGTGCGTCCTGGTACGTTATATAGCATAACTGGTAGCTTCGTTTCGCGTGCAATCGTTTCAAAATGGGCATAAATACCGCGTTGATTTGGTTTATTATAGTACGGAGCAACAAGCATAATACCATCCGCACCATTTTCTTCAGCTTTATGTGTCATCATAATGGAATATGCCGTTTCATTGTCCCCTGTACCTGCAATTACAGGCACACGCCCAGCGACTTTTTCCACCGTAAAGCGCACAACTTCAATTTTCTCCTCTGTCGACATTGTTGGGTTTTCAGACGTTGTACCACATGCGATAATGCTATCTGTCCCATTGTCGATTAAATAATTAATAATTCGCTCAAGCTCAGGATAATTAATCGTTCCGTCCTCTTTGAACGGTGTAATCATCGCTGTGCCAATTCGGCCTAAATTCATCTTCATACACCCTCTTATAATAAGTTATCTTCCAACATTGCTTCGACAATTTGAATAGAGTTTAGCGCTGCTCCTTTTAATAGATTGTCTGATACAATCCATAAATGGAAACCTTTTTTATTATCTAAATCTTGGCGAATTCGACCTACAAATACTGGGTCTTCTCCTTCTGCAAAAATCGGCATTGGATATTGTTGATTTGCAATATCATCCTGCAATACAATGCCTGGTGCATTTTTTAATACGTCAAAAAGCTCTTGCACTGACGCCTCTTGCTCAAGCTCAATATAGACAGATTCGGAATGCCCTGATACGACTGGTACACGCACACAAGTTGCGGCAACATGTAGCTGAGGCATTTCCATAATTTTTTTTGTTTCGTTAATCATTTTCATTTCTTCATACGTATACCCATTGTCTGTAAATTTATCGATTTGTGGAATGACATTACGTGCAATTGGATAATGCTTTTCATCCGCTTTTACAGGTAAAACATGTGCCTCGACATTTTTTCCGGCTTCCCACTGTGCACTTTGCGCTTTTAACTCATCAATCGCCGCAATACCCGAGCCTGATACAGCTTGATATGTAGATACGATTACTTTTGTTAAGCCGAACTTTTCACGGATTGGCTGTAGTGCTGCCACCATTTGAATAGTCGAACAGTTCGGATTGGCAATAATTCCTTTTGGAATATCTTTTAATGCATGACGATTTACTTCTGGTACAACTAGCGGCACTTCTGGATCCATGCGAAAATGACTTGTATTATCTACAACAATTGCGCCACGCTTTGCGGCTTCAGGTGCAAGTGCTGCTGATACTGAGCCACCTGCGGAAAATAATGCAACATCCACTCCTGCAAAGCTTTCTGGTGTTGCCTCTTCAATTGTATATGATTGATTATTAAACTGAATTTCCTTCCCTGCTGAACGTGCAGATGCTAGAAATTTAATTTGTTTAATAGGAAAATTACGTTTCTTTAAATGCTCCATCATTGCTGTGCCTACTGCTCCTGTCGCACCTACGACAGCTACTGTCAATTGCTTCGTCATAATCTCATCTCTCCTCAAAACTAGTTACATAATGTTGGATATTGTAACATAAAACCTTGTCGTTGTGTAGGATTAATTTGATTATTTAAAAAATTGTATAAGTATCGGCTGCAATTGTTTTTTATGAATTGCACCATGAACCGTTTCCACCATTTTTGAAAAATCAGCAACAAGCGATGTCGGCTTTTGTAGCGGATCATCTTGCCCAAATGGAATAAAGTATATATTTTTGGCATTTAATAACTTCATCACATTTTGCCCATTTAAACCAAGCCCATCATTTGTCGAAATGCCAATCACAACAGGGGAACCATTGCGTAAAGTTGCTTTAGCAGCCATTAATACCGCACTATCCGTTGCAGCATTAGCAAATTTACTAATAGAATTGCCTGTCATTGGTGCAATGAGCATACAATCTAGTGGATTTTTCGGCCCAAATGGCTCCGCCTCTACAATGGAAGAAACAACCTTTTCCCCTGTTGCTGCTTCTATTTTCGCAACCCATTCATCCCCCGTGCCAAAACGTGTTGCAGCATGTAAAACAGATGGTGTAATAATTGGCACAACTTGCGCTCCTGCCTGCTTCAAGCTTTCAATTTTCGGCACGACATCGGCGTATGTGCAATGCGATGCTGTAATGCCTAATCCAATGCGCTTTCCTTCAAGCATTGCTCCGCCCTCCAATCCAGTATTGCTATTTTCAATAAATGCGCAGCATCCGTACTAAAATATTTCCCAGGTAATCCTGCTAACAGCTCATACTGTGCAACACTTTCTGTTATACAGCCTGGCGCAGATGCTAAATCATAAATTGGCATTGCTAATTGCTCACGCATCGTTTGTGTTAACCACTTTGCTGGAATTGTATTAATTAAAGCCTCTGCCTCAATAGATGGTAGCTCATCTAATAAATACGATTCGTAGCCAAGCGCTAATGCTTCACAATGCTGCGGCACAGAGCGCACAAAAATAATCACATC belongs to Lysinibacillus louembei and includes:
- a CDS encoding dipicolinate synthase subunit B, translating into MLEGKRIGLGITASHCTYADVVPKIESLKQAGAQVVPIITPSVLHAATRFGTGDEWVAKIEAATGEKVVSSIVEAEPFGPKNPLDCMLIAPMTGNSISKFANAATDSAVLMAAKATLRNGSPVVIGISTNDGLGLNGQNVMKLLNAKNIYFIPFGQDDPLQKPTSLVADFSKMVETVHGAIHKKQLQPILIQFFK
- a CDS encoding aspartate-semialdehyde dehydrogenase; this translates as MTKQLTVAVVGATGAVGTAMMEHLKKRNFPIKQIKFLASARSAGKEIQFNNQSYTIEEATPESFAGVDVALFSAGGSVSAALAPEAAKRGAIVVDNTSHFRMDPEVPLVVPEVNRHALKDIPKGIIANPNCSTIQMVAALQPIREKFGLTKVIVSTYQAVSGSGIAAIDELKAQSAQWEAGKNVEAHVLPVKADEKHYPIARNVIPQIDKFTDNGYTYEEMKMINETKKIMEMPQLHVAATCVRVPVVSGHSESVYIELEQEASVQELFDVLKNAPGIVLQDDIANQQYPMPIFAEGEDPVFVGRIRQDLDNKKGFHLWIVSDNLLKGAALNSIQIVEAMLEDNLL
- a CDS encoding ribonuclease J — translated: MTKVKNEVIRIVPLGGVGEIGKSMYVIEIDEELFVVDSGLMFPEDEMLGIDIVIPDITYLEENKERVKGIFLTHGHEDAIGSIAYVLNKIKAPVYGSKLTVALAKEHLKEMPAPHPVKFFEVTNKSRMNFNSTYVTFFHTTHSIPDSLGIVFHTSEGAIVHTGEFKFDQAAQGKFKPDLATMAKLGEEGVFILLSESTEAERPGYTTSEAVISEQLAKTFHSAQGRILVAVYASNFIRVQQVFTQAQKSFRKVAIVGKSLEKVVELGTSLGYLDVDEDTLIPVSDIHKYQDDEIIIIATGNQGEPLEALDKIVRKHHRDIKIKQTDTVLITFTPSPGMEVQMYKTMNQLAKAGAHVLSADKKVHVSGHGSQEDLKLMLNLMKPKYFVPIQGEYRMLIAHSKLAQSLGMQKSQIFIADKGDIVEYRNGKMRMSGRVQAGNVLIDGIGVGDVGNIVLRDRKLLSQDGIFIVVVTLNRAQKKIASGPEILSRGFVYVRESEGLMIEAADIARGVIEKYVNKETFEWTNIKQEIRDTLNQYLFQKTKRRPMIIPIIMEY
- the dapA gene encoding 4-hydroxy-tetrahydrodipicolinate synthase — its product is MNLGRIGTAMITPFKEDGTINYPELERIINYLIDNGTDSIIACGTTSENPTMSTEEKIEVVRFTVEKVAGRVPVIAGTGDNETAYSIMMTHKAEENGADGIMLVAPYYNKPNQRGIYAHFETIARETKLPVMLYNVPGRTAVNVTYDTSVALSKIPNILWIKEASGNLDQMGDIIENVDKADNFLVYSGDDGLTLPLLAIGGTGVISVAAHVVGNDMQLMMRAFEEGKHELAAKIHRALLPLVRALFAQPNPSPVKYAMTKLGFDTLAVRLPMMEMTDEEKAAFDKIWDTYQAKITAIRETLETV